In one window of Oscillatoria sp. FACHB-1407 DNA:
- the asnS gene encoding asparagine--tRNA ligase: MTIRRIADLLKTGQPDESVNIQGWVRTKRELKEFSFVEINDGSSLAGLQVVLNQDLPNYSEMVRQLNTGASVEIAGTLVASLGKGQRIELKAETVVVYGEADPETYPLQKKRHSFEFLRTIGHLRSRTNTLGAVFRVRNACATAIHQFFQERGFLWVHTPLITASDCEGAGELFTVTTLNLKQVPLTDAKDIDYSQDFFGKPAYLTVSGQLEAEIMALAFTNVYTFGPTFRAENSNTSRHLAEFWMVEPEMAFCALDGNMDLAEAFLKYVFKYVLDHCSDDMEFFQQRIESSVLETAENIINSEFGRITYTEAIALLEKADRTFEYPVSWGLDLQSEHERYLAEELFKKPLIVTDYPTEIKAFYMRLNDDEKTVRAMDVLAPRIGEIIGGSQREERLDVLQRRIRAQNMPEEDLWWYLDLRRYGTVPHSGFGLGFERLVQFMTGMQNIRDVIPFPRTPLSADF, translated from the coding sequence ATGACCATTCGCCGCATTGCTGATTTGCTCAAAACCGGACAACCCGATGAATCTGTCAATATCCAGGGTTGGGTTCGCACCAAACGGGAACTGAAAGAGTTCAGCTTTGTTGAAATTAATGACGGCTCATCCCTTGCCGGGTTACAGGTCGTGCTGAATCAAGACTTGCCAAATTACAGCGAGATGGTGCGGCAACTCAACACAGGTGCTTCGGTTGAGATCGCCGGAACGCTAGTCGCCTCCCTTGGCAAAGGACAGCGGATCGAGCTTAAAGCCGAAACCGTTGTGGTCTACGGTGAGGCTGATCCTGAAACCTACCCGTTGCAAAAGAAACGACACTCTTTTGAGTTCTTGCGAACCATTGGACATTTGCGATCGCGCACCAACACATTGGGTGCCGTGTTCCGGGTTCGCAATGCCTGTGCCACAGCTATCCATCAGTTCTTTCAGGAACGGGGGTTTTTATGGGTACACACTCCACTGATCACCGCTAGCGACTGTGAAGGAGCGGGTGAACTGTTTACCGTCACCACACTAAATCTCAAGCAAGTTCCTTTAACAGATGCCAAAGATATCGACTACAGCCAGGACTTCTTTGGTAAACCCGCCTATCTGACTGTGAGTGGTCAACTCGAAGCCGAGATCATGGCACTGGCGTTTACCAATGTCTACACCTTTGGTCCTACATTTCGGGCTGAAAACTCCAACACCTCACGCCACCTTGCCGAGTTTTGGATGGTGGAGCCAGAGATGGCGTTTTGTGCGCTCGATGGCAACATGGATCTGGCAGAGGCGTTTTTGAAGTACGTTTTCAAATACGTGCTCGACCATTGCTCAGACGATATGGAGTTCTTCCAGCAGCGGATCGAAAGCTCAGTGCTGGAGACGGCTGAGAATATCATCAACAGCGAATTTGGGCGAATTACCTACACCGAAGCGATCGCCCTCCTGGAAAAAGCAGACCGTACCTTTGAGTATCCCGTCTCCTGGGGGTTAGACCTGCAATCCGAGCACGAACGCTATCTGGCAGAGGAACTATTTAAGAAGCCCCTCATCGTGACGGATTATCCGACAGAAATCAAAGCTTTCTATATGCGGCTCAACGACGACGAAAAGACCGTTCGAGCCATGGATGTGTTAGCCCCCCGCATTGGCGAAATCATCGGCGGTTCCCAACGGGAAGAACGGTTGGATGTCTTGCAACGTCGCATTCGTGCCCAAAATATGCCCGAAGAAGACCTCTGGTGGTACTTAGATTTACGCCGCTATGGCACCGTCCCCCACTCCGGCTTTGGGTTAGGCTTTGAACGGTTAGTGCAGTTCATGACCGGAATGCAAAACATTCGGGATGTCATTCCCTTTCCTCGAACACCCCTGAGTGCAGACTTTTAG
- a CDS encoding 2OG-Fe(II) oxygenase, protein MLGKLQKKVSQVASSFNYVSYRADLMKYSGQLPQLSEGDRTVVEGLREEGTHRTSLETLSIPSTPQMLEAANNILPELLNIPKKKNRAYARANPEQLMKYPDLFLWGLEERLLDIIESYLGLPAAYHGVSFRRDVADGSQQGTRQWHIDIEDRRMAKIIVYFNNVGINNGPYEYIPKSMTPPPWVFKRNYGFIEDAVVEKAVPPSKWAACTGDAGTVVFTDTCAVFHRGRMPVEGERLAMFFTYTSRRPKNPEECSSILEHEQLVAISENLSERQKQCIFWR, encoded by the coding sequence ATGCTTGGAAAATTACAGAAAAAAGTTTCACAGGTTGCCTCCAGTTTTAATTACGTCTCTTATAGGGCTGACCTGATGAAGTACTCCGGGCAGTTGCCTCAACTATCAGAGGGCGATCGCACCGTGGTTGAGGGCTTGCGCGAAGAGGGCACCCATCGCACCTCTTTAGAGACACTTAGCATTCCCTCCACACCCCAGATGCTAGAGGCAGCTAACAACATCCTGCCGGAACTGCTCAATATTCCAAAGAAGAAAAACCGGGCCTATGCTCGTGCCAACCCCGAACAATTGATGAAATACCCCGATCTCTTTCTCTGGGGCTTAGAGGAGCGGTTGCTGGATATTATCGAAAGCTATCTGGGGTTGCCTGCTGCCTACCATGGGGTGTCCTTCCGACGCGATGTAGCGGATGGCTCTCAGCAAGGCACGCGCCAATGGCACATCGACATCGAAGACCGTCGCATGGCGAAAATCATCGTTTATTTCAATAACGTTGGCATTAATAACGGTCCCTACGAGTACATTCCTAAATCCATGACCCCACCCCCCTGGGTCTTCAAACGCAATTACGGCTTTATTGAAGATGCTGTCGTTGAAAAAGCCGTTCCTCCCTCGAAGTGGGCTGCCTGCACCGGAGACGCCGGAACAGTCGTCTTCACAGACACCTGTGCAGTCTTCCACCGGGGTAGAATGCCTGTCGAGGGTGAGCGACTGGCGATGTTCTTTACCTACACTTCCCGGCGTCCCAAGAATCCCGAAGAGTGCAGTTCCATTTTGGAGCACGAGCAACTCGTCGCCATCTCTGAGAACCTGTCAGAGCGGCAGAAACAGTGCATTTTTTGGCGGTAG